One Gimesia sp. genomic window carries:
- a CDS encoding carboxypeptidase-like regulatory domain-containing protein, with protein sequence MHLLLLSLTLLAPLQSRADNPRTPLQQTIQGTVVDQQNQPVAGARVFIESRDWFELDLPNLETTTDAQGRFKLTDDLWQIQGQTLQARDSQNRMAQLSLPGPSLREPKRLELNDLRLQLTPPKRIELEVVDAKGKPVPAALAGIMALTKTWGIGKTDSAGKITFQIPPDVDLKYAVALREGYGADYRAYRLKLEDKYKPGAKPPKFPDHPLRLTLAGAQPLKIKLESAEGKPLSGIGLEPQSVWKPDQPLPMPLPLMFYVTRQLEQTTDNAGTTVFAWLPHWQKQRIYFWVKNREYIPHRIAYDPARDKGTLTVQLTPKPPAPEQDRKP encoded by the coding sequence ATGCACTTACTCCTCCTGTCACTCACATTGCTGGCGCCCTTACAGAGTCGCGCCGACAACCCGCGAACTCCCCTCCAGCAGACGATCCAGGGCACTGTGGTCGATCAACAGAATCAACCCGTCGCCGGGGCCAGGGTCTTCATCGAGTCGCGTGACTGGTTCGAGTTAGACCTGCCCAACCTCGAGACCACCACCGATGCCCAGGGACGCTTCAAGTTAACCGACGACCTCTGGCAGATTCAGGGACAGACCCTGCAGGCCAGGGATTCGCAAAACAGGATGGCACAACTCTCTTTGCCCGGCCCTTCATTAAGGGAACCGAAACGACTTGAATTGAACGACCTGCGTCTGCAGTTAACACCACCGAAGCGCATCGAGCTGGAAGTCGTCGATGCGAAAGGCAAACCGGTTCCCGCAGCACTTGCCGGCATCATGGCCCTCACGAAAACCTGGGGGATCGGCAAGACCGACAGTGCAGGAAAGATTACGTTTCAGATCCCCCCGGATGTCGATCTGAAATATGCCGTCGCCCTCCGCGAAGGCTACGGGGCCGATTATCGAGCTTACCGTCTGAAACTGGAAGACAAATACAAACCAGGTGCCAAACCACCGAAGTTTCCCGATCATCCACTGCGGTTAACGCTCGCAGGCGCCCAACCCCTCAAAATCAAACTTGAGTCAGCCGAGGGCAAACCGCTGTCTGGTATCGGTCTTGAGCCGCAGTCTGTGTGGAAACCAGACCAGCCTTTGCCCATGCCGCTGCCACTCATGTTCTACGTAACCCGGCAGCTCGAACAGACCACGGATAACGCAGGCACGACTGTCTTCGCCTGGCTTCCCCACTGGCAGAAACAGCGAATCTACTTTTGGGTCAAAAACAGGGAATACATCCCCCACCGAATCGCTTACGATCCAGCCAGAGACAAGGGCACCTTAACAGTCCAACTCACCCCCAAACCACCTGCACCAGAACAAGACCGCAAACCCTGA
- a CDS encoding DNA topoisomerase (ATP-hydrolyzing): protein MAKRKSASNGAENGTNGNASVETDRIEYVPISEVTRRRYLNYAMSVITSRALPDVRDGLKPVQRRILYVMYHDLRLVANAKPRKCAKICGDTTGNYHPHGDASVYDALVRLAQDFNLRNPLVNGQGNFGSIMGLPAAAARYTEARLTGIAEHLMNELRYQTVEMRPNYDGTRNEPVVLPARFPNLLVNGVHGIAVGMATNIPPHNLGEVVKACTHLIHHPDATVAQLMKYIKGPDFPLGGRIVTDKRSLTNVYKDGRGPIKIRGEWKIDTDKKASSKNAQRLIVYSVPYAVETGSLLSEIGGIVESRKLPQLLDVADETDDKNGLKIVLEIKPDADPETVMAFLYKHTHLEQNFAVNLTCLVPDDSDVLIPHRCDLREMLQYFLDFRFITVRRRFEYQLEQLERRIHILEGFEIIFNGLDKALKLIRASNGKQDAAQKLMAEFPLDEIQTMAILELQLYRISKLEINTIREELEEKRAEADRIRKILASDKRLWKVVETELKELGEEFPEKRQTKLGSSDEITEFDPQAYIVKENTNVVVTREGWIKRVGRLQTKGDTRELAKTRVREGDSVLDVAPGSTLDHVVFFSSDGVAYTLPIEQVPASSGYGEPLSKHARMGDGASLVAAITTDARFTPEDKATKKEPIPTPHLLIVTEKGQIMRISFSLFRQASTKAGRKFCRLGKDDRVVYAGLVDEAETMFIATKDARVLHCEIEEAALLSNPGKGVKGIKLEKGDSVMGALQLTRPSDCLRVINTSGKKMTFGQMKYGVTSRGGKGVKTSQRSGFAEILYPPIEVVDWDEIEQE, encoded by the coding sequence TTGGCGAAACGAAAATCAGCCAGTAACGGCGCAGAGAATGGCACCAACGGAAACGCCAGCGTTGAAACGGACCGTATTGAATATGTTCCCATCAGTGAGGTCACGCGACGACGCTATCTGAACTACGCGATGTCAGTCATCACTTCCCGGGCGTTGCCTGATGTCCGGGACGGTCTGAAGCCGGTACAACGCCGCATTTTGTATGTGATGTACCACGACTTGCGACTGGTGGCCAATGCGAAGCCCCGTAAGTGTGCCAAAATCTGTGGTGATACCACGGGTAACTACCATCCTCACGGTGACGCTTCCGTGTACGATGCCCTGGTTCGTCTGGCTCAGGACTTCAACCTGAGGAACCCTCTGGTCAATGGTCAGGGGAACTTCGGTTCGATTATGGGTCTGCCGGCCGCTGCTGCCCGTTATACGGAAGCCCGTCTGACCGGCATCGCAGAGCATCTGATGAATGAGCTGCGATATCAGACCGTCGAAATGCGTCCCAACTATGATGGTACCCGCAATGAGCCGGTTGTCCTGCCGGCCCGCTTCCCAAACCTGCTGGTTAACGGAGTACACGGGATCGCCGTCGGGATGGCAACGAACATTCCGCCTCACAATCTGGGCGAAGTAGTCAAAGCCTGCACGCATCTGATCCATCATCCCGATGCGACCGTGGCCCAATTAATGAAATACATTAAAGGTCCCGACTTCCCGCTGGGAGGTCGGATCGTCACGGACAAACGCTCTCTCACCAATGTCTATAAGGATGGCCGCGGACCGATCAAGATCCGGGGCGAGTGGAAGATCGATACAGACAAAAAAGCCAGTTCGAAAAATGCCCAGCGACTGATCGTTTATTCGGTACCTTATGCCGTCGAAACCGGATCTCTGCTGTCGGAAATCGGGGGCATTGTCGAATCGCGGAAGCTGCCCCAACTGCTGGATGTCGCTGACGAAACGGATGACAAGAACGGTCTGAAGATCGTCCTGGAGATCAAGCCGGATGCCGACCCTGAAACGGTAATGGCCTTCCTGTACAAGCACACGCACCTGGAACAGAACTTCGCCGTCAACCTGACCTGCCTGGTTCCCGATGATTCTGATGTACTGATCCCCCACCGTTGCGATCTGCGGGAGATGTTACAGTACTTCCTGGACTTCCGTTTCATTACGGTCCGCCGCCGCTTCGAATATCAGCTGGAACAGCTGGAACGCCGGATCCATATTCTGGAAGGTTTCGAAATCATCTTCAACGGGCTGGATAAAGCCCTGAAACTGATTCGTGCCAGTAACGGGAAACAGGATGCCGCTCAGAAGCTGATGGCCGAATTTCCGCTGGATGAAATCCAGACCATGGCCATTCTGGAGCTGCAGCTGTACCGCATCTCGAAACTTGAAATCAATACGATCCGCGAGGAACTGGAAGAGAAACGGGCCGAAGCGGACCGGATTCGCAAGATCCTGGCTTCCGACAAACGACTCTGGAAGGTCGTGGAAACCGAACTGAAGGAACTGGGCGAGGAATTCCCCGAGAAACGCCAGACGAAGCTGGGTTCTTCGGACGAAATTACCGAGTTCGATCCGCAGGCGTATATCGTCAAAGAAAACACGAACGTAGTGGTCACCCGCGAGGGATGGATCAAGCGCGTCGGACGGCTGCAGACCAAAGGCGATACCAGAGAGCTCGCCAAAACGCGTGTCCGCGAGGGAGACAGCGTGCTGGATGTCGCACCGGGAAGCACCCTGGATCATGTGGTGTTCTTCTCCAGTGATGGTGTCGCCTATACGCTGCCGATCGAGCAGGTTCCGGCTTCCTCGGGTTACGGCGAGCCGCTTTCAAAACATGCCCGCATGGGGGATGGGGCGAGCCTGGTGGCTGCGATTACCACAGACGCCCGGTTCACACCGGAAGATAAAGCGACGAAGAAAGAGCCGATTCCTACGCCGCACCTGCTGATCGTCACCGAAAAGGGGCAGATCATGCGGATTTCGTTCAGCCTGTTCCGCCAGGCATCGACGAAAGCGGGCCGTAAATTCTGTCGGCTCGGAAAAGACGACCGGGTGGTCTATGCCGGCCTGGTGGATGAGGCGGAAACGATGTTTATCGCAACCAAAGATGCCCGTGTGTTACACTGTGAGATCGAAGAAGCAGCTCTGCTCTCGAATCCCGGTAAAGGGGTTAAAGGGATCAAGCTGGAAAAAGGGGACTCCGTCATGGGTGCCCTGCAGCTCACTCGACCCAGCGACTGTCTGCGGGTCATCAATACCAGTGGCAAGAAAATGACGTTCGGGCAGATGAAGTACGGCGTCACGTCTCGCGGCGGTAAAGGGGTCAAAACCAGCCAGCGGAGCGGGTTCGCCGAGATCCTCTATCCGCCTATCGAAGTGGTGGACTGGGACGAGATCGAACAGGAATAA
- a CDS encoding DNA topoisomerase IV subunit B, with protein sequence MATAAKSSDAKKYSADDIEVLEGLEAVRRRPSMYIGGVDIRGLHHLLWEIVDNSVDEYLANEADTIVVTLHKDGASCSVKDNGRGIPVDKHSKTKKSALELILTTLHAGGKFSDKNYARSGGLHGVGSSVVNALSSEMVATVYRDGHQYVQRYKKGKPTTPVKKVKPFRGHGTEIHFRPDDSIFRRVHFNADTIRQHLEDIAFIHGGLKITFRDEVKKETHELSHPEGIRGYLDKLATEQQKKPVHEQLFYAEKEDEHIRVELALRWTDATDEQIRSYVNGIRTHAGGTHESGLRSGIAKAVKNYMDVHNIKHKGLQISTDDIREGVLCLISVFHNDPMFQGQTKEKLNNPEVSGFVEGIVRPLLETWLNNNPSIADAVVGRIVLAARARMASRDAQKEVRRKTPSNRKSTLPGKLLDCRSNKPEESELFLVEGLSAGGTAAMGRDSRIQAVLPLRGKVLNTESLAVSKIMGNQEIKDLVETLGTGIGANFDIRNLRYNRIILLMDADSDGYHISTLLLTFFFRHMMELIRQGKLFLAQPPLYCISVGNEKYYAQDDVQKEEIIESLPANRKYEIGRFKGLGEMTAKELKETTLDPKKRVLLKVDIDSQLDADATFSQLFGKDASQRYDLIMEEAIEADDIDY encoded by the coding sequence ATGGCAACGGCAGCAAAATCATCTGACGCTAAAAAATACTCCGCTGATGACATCGAAGTTCTGGAGGGGCTTGAAGCGGTCCGCAGACGTCCTTCGATGTATATCGGGGGTGTAGACATTCGCGGACTGCACCACCTGCTCTGGGAAATCGTGGACAACTCGGTCGACGAATACCTGGCCAATGAAGCGGACACGATTGTGGTCACGCTGCATAAAGATGGTGCGTCGTGCAGTGTCAAAGACAACGGTCGTGGGATTCCGGTCGACAAGCACTCCAAGACCAAGAAGTCGGCACTGGAACTGATTCTGACGACCCTGCATGCCGGGGGGAAATTCTCGGACAAGAACTACGCCCGCAGCGGTGGTCTGCATGGCGTGGGTTCATCAGTAGTTAACGCGCTGTCTTCCGAGATGGTAGCGACCGTCTACCGGGACGGACACCAGTATGTGCAGCGTTATAAGAAGGGCAAGCCGACGACACCGGTAAAGAAGGTTAAACCATTCCGCGGGCACGGTACGGAAATCCATTTCCGCCCCGATGATAGCATTTTCCGCCGCGTACACTTCAACGCCGATACGATCCGCCAGCACCTGGAAGACATCGCCTTCATTCATGGCGGGCTGAAAATTACGTTCCGGGATGAAGTCAAAAAAGAGACACACGAACTGTCACATCCGGAAGGGATTCGTGGCTATCTGGACAAGCTGGCAACCGAACAGCAGAAGAAACCGGTTCACGAACAGCTGTTTTACGCGGAAAAAGAAGACGAACATATTCGCGTGGAACTGGCCCTGAGATGGACCGACGCAACCGATGAGCAGATTCGCAGCTATGTGAACGGTATCCGCACCCATGCCGGGGGAACACACGAAAGCGGCCTGCGCTCGGGGATCGCCAAGGCGGTCAAGAATTATATGGACGTGCATAACATCAAGCACAAGGGACTCCAGATTTCGACGGACGACATCCGCGAAGGCGTGCTCTGTCTGATCTCGGTGTTCCATAACGATCCAATGTTCCAGGGGCAGACCAAAGAGAAGCTGAATAACCCTGAGGTCAGCGGCTTCGTCGAAGGGATTGTCCGCCCGCTTCTGGAAACCTGGTTGAACAATAACCCTTCAATCGCCGACGCGGTTGTGGGACGCATCGTTCTGGCGGCGCGGGCCCGGATGGCCAGCCGCGATGCCCAGAAAGAAGTCAGACGCAAAACACCTTCCAACCGCAAGTCGACCCTGCCGGGCAAACTGCTGGACTGCCGGTCCAACAAGCCGGAAGAGTCGGAACTGTTCCTTGTCGAAGGTCTGTCCGCCGGTGGTACCGCAGCGATGGGGCGTGACAGCCGCATTCAGGCCGTGCTTCCCTTACGCGGTAAGGTACTCAATACCGAATCGCTGGCCGTCTCCAAAATCATGGGGAACCAGGAAATCAAAGACCTGGTCGAAACACTGGGAACCGGCATTGGTGCGAACTTCGATATTCGCAACCTGCGTTACAACCGAATCATCCTCCTGATGGATGCTGACAGCGACGGTTACCACATCAGCACACTGCTGCTGACTTTCTTCTTCCGGCACATGATGGAATTGATTCGACAGGGCAAACTGTTCCTGGCTCAGCCGCCGTTGTACTGCATCAGTGTGGGGAACGAAAAATATTACGCCCAGGATGATGTGCAGAAAGAAGAGATCATCGAGTCTCTGCCGGCGAATCGTAAATACGAAATCGGCCGCTTCAAAGGTCTGGGTGAGATGACCGCGAAGGAACTGAAAGAGACGACCCTGGATCCCAAGAAGCGGGTGCTCCTGAAAGTCGATATCGACAGTCAGCTGGACGCCGACGCAACGTTCTCCCAGCTGTTCGGTAAAGACGCCAGCCAGCGGTATGATCTGATTATGGAAGAGGCGATTGAAGCCGACGACATCGATTACTGA
- a CDS encoding UvrD-helicase domain-containing protein, whose amino-acid sequence MDFQQVLTPEQYAAVSHHQGPLLVLAGPGSGKTRVITHRIASLIQAGVPANQILGITFTNKASDEMGERVQQLIPGIRVEISTFHKFCVRILRRYGRAVGLDSNFSIFDTTDQQQLIRHVLNELDIDTVAYNPSTIAGMISRAKNDLITAERYAEAFQESIGDHLQAVAARVYPVYQRLLLESNAVDFDDLLLHVASLLKGSPELRATLDERYQYILVDEYQDTNLAQYQIVMGLSLNTRNLCVTGDPDQSIYGWRGAKIENILQFERDFPDCQTIRLEQNFRSTKEILRVADSLIVHNQRRKAKTLFTENPEGTPVELLTYNDERQEAEEIALHIRRAVDRGEYDYTDFAIFYRVNSLSRELELALARHKIPYQLAGSVAFYERTEVKDLLSYLKLINNPDDRVAFGRIVNKPLRGIGKTTQRKLIRWADEKGISLLEAAHQAADCSTLSKRAATMVARFAKMISGFSLADTGSVAQLMEVVIDSTRMIDSWKESPDEDDQQRIANVNELVSTARKYDQIFGDETTLEGFLEVSTLASATDQLDAESGQVTLMTLHAAKGLEYPVVFIIGVEQNLIPHERVLREELRDGLEEERRLFFVGITRAEQSLYLTQTRERSLRGRPWRTITSDFLKEIDVEVKDMTDFLGEHRSHFDDFVESVKRGEVDTEALKAATPQKKPLLMTGADLLKQTPEAAELPQGFSVGMRVRHPRYGVGTVMGISGFARKRMVTVLFDEMEEGQTFVAAHCPLQPLGLR is encoded by the coding sequence TTGGATTTTCAGCAGGTCCTCACACCGGAACAATACGCCGCCGTCAGCCATCACCAGGGACCACTGCTGGTACTGGCTGGACCCGGTTCGGGAAAGACGCGCGTGATTACTCACCGGATTGCCTCGCTGATCCAGGCAGGCGTGCCCGCGAATCAGATACTGGGGATTACCTTCACCAATAAAGCCTCGGATGAAATGGGCGAACGGGTTCAGCAGCTGATCCCCGGTATCCGCGTGGAGATCTCGACCTTCCATAAATTCTGCGTCCGCATTCTGAGACGGTACGGCAGAGCCGTTGGTCTCGACAGTAACTTTTCGATTTTTGACACGACCGATCAGCAACAGTTGATTCGCCACGTGCTCAATGAACTGGACATCGACACGGTAGCCTACAATCCCTCGACCATCGCAGGCATGATCAGCCGTGCAAAGAATGACCTGATCACCGCAGAGCGATATGCGGAAGCGTTTCAGGAATCGATCGGCGATCATTTGCAGGCGGTGGCCGCGCGGGTCTACCCCGTCTATCAACGACTGCTGCTCGAATCGAACGCCGTCGACTTTGATGATCTGCTGCTGCACGTCGCCAGCCTGCTCAAAGGTTCGCCCGAACTGCGAGCCACGCTCGACGAACGTTATCAATACATTCTGGTGGACGAGTATCAGGATACCAACCTGGCGCAATACCAGATTGTGATGGGACTCTCGCTGAACACACGTAATCTGTGTGTCACCGGCGATCCCGATCAGTCCATCTATGGCTGGCGTGGTGCCAAGATCGAGAACATTCTGCAGTTCGAACGCGACTTCCCGGACTGCCAGACGATTCGGCTCGAGCAGAACTTTCGCAGTACGAAAGAAATTCTGCGCGTCGCCGACAGCCTGATTGTGCACAACCAGCGACGAAAAGCCAAAACGCTGTTCACCGAGAACCCGGAGGGAACGCCGGTCGAACTGCTCACCTATAACGACGAGCGACAGGAGGCGGAAGAGATCGCCCTGCATATCCGCCGTGCAGTCGACCGGGGTGAATACGACTATACCGACTTCGCCATCTTTTACCGCGTGAACTCACTCTCCCGCGAGCTGGAACTGGCACTGGCCCGACATAAAATTCCCTACCAGCTTGCAGGCAGCGTCGCGTTTTACGAACGGACGGAAGTCAAAGACCTGTTGTCGTACCTCAAGCTGATTAACAATCCGGATGACCGCGTGGCGTTTGGCCGGATCGTAAATAAGCCGCTACGGGGGATCGGTAAAACCACACAGAGAAAACTCATCCGCTGGGCCGACGAGAAAGGAATCAGCCTGCTCGAAGCCGCGCACCAGGCCGCAGACTGCTCGACGCTGTCCAAGCGCGCCGCGACGATGGTCGCCCGGTTCGCCAAAATGATCTCCGGATTTTCACTGGCCGACACCGGGTCTGTGGCCCAGCTGATGGAAGTGGTCATCGACAGCACACGGATGATCGACAGCTGGAAAGAGAGTCCGGATGAAGACGATCAGCAGCGGATCGCCAACGTGAACGAGCTGGTCTCCACCGCCCGGAAGTACGATCAGATCTTTGGTGACGAGACGACGCTGGAGGGGTTCCTCGAAGTCAGCACCCTCGCCAGTGCCACCGATCAGCTGGATGCGGAATCAGGTCAGGTGACACTGATGACGCTGCACGCCGCGAAGGGGCTGGAGTACCCAGTGGTCTTTATTATCGGCGTCGAACAGAATCTGATTCCTCACGAGCGGGTGCTTCGCGAAGAGCTCCGTGATGGTCTGGAAGAGGAACGACGGCTGTTCTTTGTGGGCATCACCCGGGCCGAACAGAGTCTGTACCTGACACAGACACGCGAACGCTCGCTGCGCGGGCGTCCCTGGCGGACGATTACCAGTGACTTCCTGAAAGAGATCGATGTCGAAGTCAAAGACATGACCGATTTCCTGGGAGAGCACCGCTCGCATTTCGATGATTTCGTCGAGTCCGTTAAACGGGGTGAGGTCGACACCGAGGCACTGAAAGCGGCGACTCCCCAGAAAAAGCCTCTGCTGATGACCGGGGCTGACCTGCTGAAGCAAACCCCCGAAGCAGCCGAACTCCCGCAGGGATTCTCGGTGGGCATGCGGGTGCGTCATCCGCGGTACGGAGTCGGTACCGTCATGGGTATCAGCGGTTTTGCCCGTAAACGCATGGTGACAGTCCTCTTCGACGAGATGGAAGAGGGGCAGACCTTCGTTGCCGCCCACTGTCCGCTACAACCGTTGGGACTGCGATAA
- the xerD gene encoding site-specific tyrosine recombinase XerD, with the protein MPPRKRPPANSKFQVRKPADPGVHLEPFLNYLEAECGMAANTVSAYRSDITQFLDWYRGQPSRPLSQVDLKFLSGYLQHLNKRRLAATTVSRHLVTIKLFFRYLVLEGILAESVADLLNSPKLWKYLPKVLSPEKVNELLMAPCNADRYPLRDRAILAMMYATGCRVSEIVNLPLDSVKLAEGYARCVGKGNKERMVSLNPVAVAAVEAYLKYERPDLTRRNPAEQALFLGRGGKQLSRIMVWNIVKKNAARVGCSKEVSPHTLRHSFATHMMAGGAEIRALQELLGHANIRTTQIYTHVDHSRLKAVHQMYHPRG; encoded by the coding sequence ATGCCTCCCCGAAAGCGACCGCCGGCAAATTCAAAATTCCAGGTTCGCAAACCGGCCGATCCCGGCGTGCATCTGGAACCGTTCCTGAATTACCTGGAAGCCGAATGTGGAATGGCGGCCAACACCGTCTCTGCCTATCGCTCCGATATCACACAGTTTCTGGACTGGTACCGCGGTCAGCCCTCCCGCCCCTTGAGCCAGGTCGACCTGAAGTTTCTGAGCGGGTATCTGCAACACCTCAACAAACGCCGACTGGCCGCGACGACTGTTTCGCGACACCTGGTGACGATCAAGCTGTTTTTCCGCTACCTCGTCCTGGAAGGAATTCTCGCGGAGAGTGTCGCTGATCTCTTGAATTCCCCCAAGCTCTGGAAGTATCTGCCGAAGGTCCTGAGCCCTGAGAAAGTAAACGAACTGTTGATGGCTCCCTGCAATGCCGATCGGTATCCGCTCCGCGACCGAGCGATTCTGGCGATGATGTATGCCACCGGCTGTCGCGTGAGTGAGATTGTGAATCTCCCGCTGGACTCCGTCAAACTGGCGGAAGGCTATGCACGCTGCGTAGGTAAAGGGAACAAGGAACGCATGGTTTCACTGAACCCGGTTGCGGTGGCGGCCGTCGAAGCCTACCTCAAGTATGAGCGTCCCGATCTTACCCGACGCAACCCGGCAGAGCAGGCGCTGTTCCTGGGTCGAGGCGGTAAACAGCTCTCCCGGATCATGGTCTGGAACATCGTCAAGAAAAACGCGGCTCGGGTTGGTTGCAGTAAAGAGGTTAGCCCGCATACGCTCCGGCACAGTTTCGCGACCCACATGATGGCCGGTGGTGCCGAGATCCGCGCGCTGCAGGAACTGCTGGGACACGCGAATATCCGCACGACCCAGATTTATACCCACGTGGATCACAGTCGCCTCAAAGCGGTACACCAGATGTATCATCCCCGCGGCTGA
- a CDS encoding DUF1559 domain-containing protein, whose amino-acid sequence MKNEVPFRFRSARERRRPGFTLIELLVVIAIIAILIALLLPAVQQAREAARRVTCKNNLVQISLALQNYEMAYEMLPAGVYNDTGPIKNEPKGYHMNWLSGLMPYLDQPSVFEHIDFKQSVYAPANKDVREVQMVVLHCPSDPMNYYTYASSEEGVPLFQTNYGACYNGTEAPLDSENNGVMFLNSSIRYDQITDGSSNTIFVGEHFYTKDNLGWLSGTSATLRNTSSINRDKPGRDNSSSQPPGLEPDSDVDSEKDKGDMLLKMGGFGSYHVGGAHFGFGDGRVQFISESIDAPLLHQLGNRADGKLMKKAF is encoded by the coding sequence ATGAAGAACGAAGTTCCTTTCAGATTTCGCAGCGCCCGTGAACGGCGACGACCTGGCTTCACCTTGATTGAGCTCCTGGTGGTCATCGCCATTATCGCGATTTTAATCGCACTGCTCCTGCCTGCGGTTCAGCAGGCGCGTGAAGCAGCGCGACGGGTTACCTGCAAGAACAACCTCGTCCAGATCAGCCTGGCGCTGCAGAATTACGAGATGGCGTACGAAATGCTGCCGGCGGGTGTCTATAACGATACCGGGCCCATCAAAAACGAACCCAAGGGGTATCACATGAACTGGCTGTCAGGGCTGATGCCCTATCTGGATCAGCCGTCTGTGTTCGAGCACATCGATTTCAAGCAGAGTGTGTATGCTCCCGCCAACAAGGACGTTCGGGAAGTGCAGATGGTCGTTTTGCACTGTCCCTCCGACCCGATGAACTATTACACGTACGCGAGTTCCGAAGAAGGCGTCCCATTGTTTCAGACCAACTACGGTGCCTGTTACAACGGTACTGAAGCACCGCTGGACAGCGAGAATAACGGCGTGATGTTTCTCAACAGCAGTATTCGTTATGACCAGATTACAGACGGCAGTTCCAACACGATTTTTGTCGGCGAACACTTCTATACCAAAGACAATCTGGGGTGGTTATCCGGCACCTCCGCAACATTACGGAATACAAGCTCTATCAATCGGGACAAACCGGGGAGAGACAACAGCTCCAGCCAGCCACCCGGGTTGGAGCCGGATTCGGATGTTGATTCTGAGAAAGACAAGGGTGACATGCTACTGAAGATGGGGGGCTTTGGCAGCTATCATGTGGGGGGCGCCCATTTCGGCTTTGGAGATGGCAGGGTGCAGTTCATTTCAGAGAGTATCGACGCGCCGCTGTTGCATCAGCTGGGGAATCGCGCGGATGGAAAGCTGATGAAAAAAGCGTTTTAA